A region of Corynebacterium glucuronolyticum DSM 44120 DNA encodes the following proteins:
- a CDS encoding YdcF family protein: protein MRPLVVLGSRLIDGLPGATLTRRLAAAREHITPATTVVVTGHNGEAEAMRDWLVDHGVDASHIIVEPEARSTNENLENAYHALGRATRFDVVTSDFHAPRVRMWAWHHQFDVSVITAPTPADRRLFIYLRELAAIPHSALRILWRRIHRP, encoded by the coding sequence GTGCGCCCGCTCGTCGTCCTCGGCTCCAGGCTTATCGACGGCCTACCAGGCGCCACCCTCACCCGCCGCCTGGCAGCTGCCCGTGAGCACATCACCCCCGCCACCACCGTTGTCGTCACCGGCCACAACGGCGAAGCCGAGGCCATGCGCGATTGGCTCGTAGACCACGGTGTCGACGCGTCCCACATCATCGTGGAACCTGAAGCCCGTTCCACCAACGAGAATTTGGAGAACGCCTACCATGCGCTTGGTAGGGCTACGCGTTTCGACGTGGTGACAAGTGACTTCCATGCACCCCGCGTCCGCATGTGGGCCTGGCACCACCAGTTCGATGTGAGTGTCATCACTGCGCCGACCCCTGCCGATCGGCGTTTGTTTATCTACCTACGCGAGCTAGCTGCGATTCCGCACTCGGCGCTCCGAATCCTGTGGCGCAGAATCCACAGGCCGTAG
- the purE gene encoding 5-(carboxyamino)imidazole ribonucleotide mutase — translation MNNCLVGIIMGSDSDWDTVKPAADILDEFNVAYEVGVVSAHRTPDKMLDYARTAHTRGIKVIIACAGGAAHLPGMTAAATPLPVIGIPRALKDLDGLDSLLSIVQMPSGVPTATVSIGGAKNAGLLAVRMLGTGDPQLVEKMSAYQAQMAAEVEEKDRRLQERLS, via the coding sequence ATGAATAACTGCTTGGTAGGAATCATCATGGGGTCCGACTCCGACTGGGATACCGTCAAACCCGCCGCCGACATCCTTGACGAGTTCAATGTCGCGTACGAAGTAGGCGTCGTCTCGGCCCACCGCACCCCCGACAAGATGCTCGACTACGCCCGCACGGCCCACACTCGTGGCATCAAGGTGATCATCGCCTGCGCTGGAGGTGCCGCCCACCTGCCGGGCATGACGGCCGCCGCTACGCCGCTCCCTGTCATTGGCATTCCCCGTGCGCTGAAGGATCTCGACGGCCTGGATTCGCTCCTCTCGATCGTCCAGATGCCCTCCGGTGTCCCCACCGCCACCGTTTCCATCGGCGGGGCCAAGAATGCTGGTCTGCTCGCCGTGCGGATGCTGGGGACCGGTGACCCACAACTCGTCGAAAAGATGTCCGCCTACCAAGCGCAGATGGCTGCCGAGGTGGAGGAGAAGGACCGCCGGCTCCAGGAGCGTCTCTCCTAG
- a CDS encoding carbohydrate ABC transporter permease translates to MKAARTYFGFAVIILWTLAPFYWMVVTAFRDSKHTFDTTPFFTHVTLENFQDALATDKGNNFLRAIGNSLLISLATTALAVLVGVLAGYALARLNFRGKGIVTAIILAASMFPGIALVTPLFQLFSNIGWIGTYQALIVPNISFALPLTVYTLISFFKQLPWELEEAARVDGASRFTAFRKVLLPLAAPALFTTAILAFIATWNEFMLAKQLSTTATEPVTVAIARFSGPSAFEYPYAAVMAAGTLVTVPLVVMVLVFQRRIVAGLTAGGVKG, encoded by the coding sequence ATGAAAGCAGCACGCACTTATTTCGGATTTGCCGTCATCATATTGTGGACTCTGGCACCGTTTTATTGGATGGTTGTCACCGCGTTTCGCGACTCCAAGCACACATTCGACACAACGCCATTCTTCACTCACGTCACGCTAGAGAATTTTCAAGATGCTCTGGCAACGGACAAGGGGAATAACTTCCTTCGAGCCATCGGCAACTCGCTCTTGATTTCCCTCGCCACCACTGCGTTAGCAGTCTTGGTAGGGGTGTTGGCTGGCTACGCACTTGCCCGACTGAATTTTAGGGGCAAGGGAATCGTTACGGCCATCATTCTGGCGGCCTCGATGTTCCCTGGTATCGCTCTTGTGACACCGCTGTTTCAGCTGTTTTCAAACATTGGGTGGATTGGCACCTACCAGGCGCTCATTGTGCCGAATATTTCGTTTGCGCTGCCACTGACGGTGTATACGTTAATTAGCTTCTTTAAGCAGCTTCCGTGGGAGTTGGAGGAGGCAGCTCGTGTGGACGGTGCGAGCCGCTTTACGGCCTTCCGGAAAGTGCTGCTGCCTTTGGCGGCACCAGCGCTATTTACCACGGCTATCTTGGCGTTCATTGCGACGTGGAATGAGTTCATGTTGGCGAAGCAGTTATCGACAACAGCGACGGAACCTGTGACGGTGGCGATCGCCAGGTTCTCGGGTCCGAGCGCCTTTGAGTACCCCTACGCCGCCGTGATGGCTGCTGGCACGTTGGTGACGGTCCCCTTGGTAGTGATGGTGCTCGTCTTCCAGCGTCGCATCGTGGCGGGACTGACCGCAGGCGGTGTGAAGGGCTGA
- a CDS encoding patatin-like phospholipase family protein: protein MCKSVALVVEGGGMRASYTARFFERLISSGIEVGWAGGISAGASQVLNYLSGDEFRARVSFSTLLSSRRVGGLSPLLRGRGLFDGQYIYQDIAQPDGALPFDFEAFFAHPAEVCIQAVRADTGETVTWNRADLSTKHSVMLAARASATMPGVMKIPFIDGIPYVDGAVGDTGGIPIEPALGRGRFAIVLTRPRGFRRTPPEHPEVLRALLRKYPAVVDLMMTRHERYNASLELVDKLEQEGKAKVFYPEGPLVSNKERDGAKIMASYQAGREQVDREWPEWLDFFYS, encoded by the coding sequence ATGTGCAAGTCTGTAGCTCTTGTTGTTGAAGGTGGTGGCATGCGGGCGAGTTACACGGCCCGCTTTTTCGAGCGTCTCATTTCCAGTGGCATTGAGGTGGGCTGGGCTGGCGGCATTTCTGCTGGTGCGTCCCAGGTTCTCAACTATCTCTCGGGCGACGAGTTCCGCGCTCGTGTGAGCTTTTCGACGCTCCTTTCCTCCCGTCGCGTCGGTGGTCTGTCTCCCCTCCTGCGTGGTAGGGGGCTTTTCGACGGCCAGTACATCTACCAAGACATCGCCCAGCCCGACGGCGCCCTCCCCTTCGACTTCGAGGCCTTTTTCGCCCATCCCGCCGAGGTGTGCATCCAGGCGGTGCGCGCGGATACCGGGGAGACGGTGACGTGGAATCGCGCCGATCTGTCTACCAAGCATTCGGTCATGCTCGCAGCCCGTGCTTCGGCGACAATGCCTGGTGTGATGAAGATTCCGTTCATCGATGGAATTCCCTATGTCGACGGTGCTGTCGGCGATACCGGTGGCATTCCTATTGAGCCGGCGCTTGGTAGGGGAAGGTTTGCCATCGTCCTCACCCGCCCCCGTGGCTTCCGTCGCACGCCTCCCGAGCACCCGGAGGTGTTGCGGGCGTTGTTGCGGAAGTATCCGGCGGTGGTGGATTTGATGATGACGCGGCATGAGCGGTACAACGCGTCGCTAGAGCTCGTCGACAAGCTTGAGCAAGAGGGGAAGGCGAAGGTTTTTTATCCCGAGGGGCCGTTGGTGAGTAATAAGGAGCGCGATGGTGCGAAGATCATGGCCTCCTACCAAGCGGGTCGGGAGCAGGTCGATCGGGAGTGGCCGGAATGGCTCGATTTCTTTTATAGCTAA
- a CDS encoding carbohydrate ABC transporter permease, protein MQQAKQTRTAWALIAPTLIVLGIVIGYPILRAIYLSFQQDKHLDPETGLFVEGGFAGADHYLYWLQQRCMSPSGVVTTCPPGTIATDFWPAVRITLFFAVVTVALETLLGLWMATVMNKEFPGRGLLRAAVLVPWAIPTAVTAKLWQFLFSDNGLINSLLGRETSWTTDPWAARTAVIIADVWKTTPFMALLILAGLQMIDKEIYEAARVDGAGRFQIFTNITLPLVKPALMVAILFRTLDALRMYDLPVIMISSSSNSPTATISQLVVEDLRQGHFNSASALSTLIFLLIFAVAFIMIRFLGADVAPKREKTTPLPSSDKPVPGKPIHIDANMITTKETQR, encoded by the coding sequence GTGCAACAAGCCAAACAAACCCGGACAGCGTGGGCGCTCATCGCTCCCACCCTCATCGTCCTCGGCATCGTCATCGGCTACCCCATCCTCCGGGCCATCTACCTGTCCTTCCAACAAGACAAGCACCTCGACCCCGAGACCGGACTCTTCGTCGAAGGCGGCTTCGCCGGCGCCGATCACTACCTTTACTGGCTCCAACAACGATGCATGTCGCCTTCCGGCGTCGTGACAACATGCCCACCAGGCACCATCGCCACCGACTTCTGGCCCGCCGTCCGCATCACCCTCTTCTTCGCCGTCGTCACCGTCGCCCTCGAAACCCTCCTCGGACTATGGATGGCGACCGTCATGAACAAAGAATTCCCCGGCCGCGGCCTCCTCCGTGCCGCCGTGCTCGTCCCCTGGGCCATCCCCACCGCCGTCACCGCCAAACTCTGGCAATTCCTCTTCTCCGACAACGGCCTCATCAACTCCCTGCTTGGTAGGGAAACATCATGGACCACCGACCCCTGGGCTGCCCGCACCGCCGTCATCATCGCCGACGTCTGGAAAACAACCCCTTTCATGGCACTCCTCATCCTCGCCGGCCTACAAATGATCGACAAAGAAATCTACGAAGCCGCACGCGTCGACGGAGCCGGACGCTTCCAAATCTTCACCAACATCACCCTCCCACTGGTCAAACCCGCGCTCATGGTCGCCATCCTCTTCCGCACCCTCGACGCACTACGCATGTACGACCTACCAGTCATCATGATCTCCTCCAGCTCCAACTCCCCCACCGCCACCATCTCACAACTCGTCGTCGAAGACCTCCGACAGGGCCACTTCAACTCAGCAAGCGCCCTATCCACACTCATCTTCCTGCTCATCTTCGCCGTCGCCTTTATCATGATTCGGTTCTTGGGGGCGGATGTGGCGCCGAAGAGGGAAAAGACAACCCCCCTACCAAGCAGTGATAAGCCCGTGCCTGGTAAACCGATTCATATCGATGCGAACATGATCACTACCAAGGAGACCCAACGATGA
- a CDS encoding ABC transporter ATP-binding protein encodes MADVVFDHVCIRYPGAEKPTVADLNLHISDGEFLVLVGPSGCGKSTTLRALAGLEKVASGTITIGGTDVTDAEPADRDVAMVFQNYALYPHMTVAKNMGFALSLAKLPQKDIDRKVAEAAELLDLTEFLNRKPKDLSGGQRQRVAMGRAIVREPHVFLMDEPLSNLDAKLRVQTRTQLANLQHRLGTTTVYVTHDQVEAMTMGDRVAVLKDGALQQVAPPRELYDAPANAFVAGFIGSPAMNLIPADIAEMGAVTFGIRPEHLHCTPATAGTSSGFSIPATVSLVEELGSTSYVYAHRDDAPSTPLVARLGGGTTPFRGDRVLLIPEMDRAHYFDRETGNRVTLPRN; translated from the coding sequence GTGGCTGACGTAGTTTTCGATCATGTATGCATCCGCTATCCCGGCGCCGAGAAGCCGACGGTAGCCGACCTCAACCTCCACATTTCCGACGGCGAGTTCCTCGTCCTCGTCGGCCCGTCCGGCTGCGGTAAATCCACCACCCTGCGGGCGCTTGCCGGCCTGGAAAAGGTCGCCTCGGGCACCATCACCATCGGCGGCACCGATGTCACCGATGCCGAGCCCGCCGACCGCGATGTGGCAATGGTCTTCCAGAACTACGCCCTCTACCCGCACATGACCGTGGCCAAGAACATGGGGTTTGCCCTCTCACTCGCGAAACTTCCACAGAAGGACATCGACCGAAAAGTCGCCGAGGCCGCAGAGCTTCTGGACCTCACCGAGTTCCTCAACCGGAAGCCGAAGGACCTGTCCGGTGGCCAGCGACAGCGCGTGGCCATGGGCCGCGCGATCGTCCGCGAACCGCACGTCTTCCTCATGGACGAGCCACTCAGTAACCTCGACGCGAAACTGCGCGTCCAGACCCGCACCCAGCTGGCCAACCTCCAGCACCGCCTCGGCACCACCACCGTCTACGTCACCCACGACCAGGTCGAGGCCATGACGATGGGCGATCGGGTGGCGGTACTCAAGGACGGTGCGCTCCAACAGGTCGCTCCCCCGCGTGAGCTTTACGACGCCCCGGCCAATGCGTTCGTCGCCGGTTTCATCGGGTCTCCCGCCATGAATCTCATCCCCGCCGACATTGCCGAGATGGGTGCGGTCACCTTCGGGATCCGCCCGGAACACCTCCACTGCACCCCCGCCACCGCCGGCACCTCCTCCGGTTTCTCCATCCCCGCCACCGTGTCCTTGGTAGAGGAACTGGGTTCAACGTCCTACGTTTACGCGCACCGCGACGACGCCCCCTCGACCCCGCTCGTCGCCAGACTCGGCGGCGGGACCACCCCATTTAGAGGGGACCGCGTGCTTCTCATCCCCGAGATGGACCGGGCCCACTATTTTGACCGGGAGACGGGTAACCGCGTCACTCTCCCCCGGAATTAG
- a CDS encoding ABC transporter substrate-binding protein, which translates to MTTKRLTVIGAVCTAAALALAGCSSETSTPSSADSSSTSEATAGAADRGPITFAMGKNDTDKLQPVIEKWNADHPDEQVTLKELAGEADAQRETLVQSLQAGSSDYDVMALDVIWTADFAANQYLAPLEGDLAVDTSGLLPATVESATYQGTLYALPQNTNGQLLFRNTDLVTDAPANWKELADSCQGLSEDCLTLQLKQYEGLTVNTTNFINGWGGSVLDDSEAPAVETDQAKEGIQALVDGYADGTIAKGSTSATEEETNLAFTEGKTAYAVNWPYMYTNAKEAGINFEVTPLVAKDGTGVSTLGGYNNGINVNSKHKATARDFIEFIINEDNQASFADNSFPPVLASIYEDATLVEKYPYLPALKESLENAKPRPVSPFYTAISKAIQDNTYAAITAGKSVDDTTKDMAAAISQAAK; encoded by the coding sequence GTGACTACCAAGCGTTTGACCGTCATCGGTGCTGTGTGCACCGCAGCAGCACTGGCACTAGCAGGCTGCTCTTCCGAAACATCGACACCCTCCAGTGCCGACAGTTCGTCGACGAGCGAAGCAACCGCAGGTGCCGCCGACCGCGGGCCGATCACCTTCGCGATGGGCAAGAACGACACCGACAAGCTCCAGCCTGTCATCGAAAAGTGGAACGCAGACCACCCCGATGAGCAGGTAACGCTCAAGGAACTCGCCGGCGAGGCCGACGCCCAGCGCGAAACCCTCGTCCAATCCCTCCAAGCAGGCTCCAGCGACTACGACGTCATGGCCCTCGACGTCATCTGGACGGCCGACTTCGCCGCCAACCAGTACCTCGCGCCCCTGGAAGGCGACCTCGCCGTCGACACCAGCGGCCTCCTGCCCGCCACCGTCGAATCCGCCACCTACCAAGGAACCCTCTACGCCCTGCCACAAAACACCAACGGCCAGCTCCTTTTCCGCAACACCGACCTCGTCACCGATGCACCGGCCAACTGGAAAGAACTCGCCGACAGTTGCCAGGGACTGTCCGAAGACTGCCTCACCCTCCAACTCAAGCAGTACGAGGGCCTCACCGTAAACACCACCAACTTCATTAACGGCTGGGGTGGCAGCGTCCTCGACGACTCCGAAGCACCCGCCGTCGAAACCGACCAAGCCAAGGAAGGCATCCAGGCACTCGTCGACGGCTACGCCGACGGCACCATCGCCAAGGGCTCCACCTCCGCCACCGAGGAAGAAACCAACCTCGCCTTCACCGAAGGCAAGACCGCCTACGCCGTCAACTGGCCCTACATGTACACCAACGCCAAGGAAGCCGGCATCAACTTCGAAGTCACCCCCTTGGTAGCCAAGGACGGCACCGGCGTATCCACCCTCGGCGGATACAACAACGGCATCAACGTCAACTCCAAGCACAAGGCAACCGCCCGCGACTTCATCGAATTCATCATCAACGAAGACAACCAGGCCTCCTTTGCCGACAACTCCTTCCCACCCGTCCTCGCATCCATCTACGAAGACGCCACACTCGTGGAGAAGTACCCCTACCTCCCCGCGCTGAAGGAATCCCTCGAAAACGCCAAGCCGCGACCCGTCAGCCCCTTCTACACCGCCATCTCCAAGGCCATCCAGGACAACACCTACGCAGCCATCACCGCAGGCAAGTCCGTCGATGACACCACCAAGGACATGGCAGCCGCAATTTCGCAGGCTGCGAAGTAA
- a CDS encoding HNH endonuclease signature motif containing protein, translating to MTHALDSLASALTGPGILMEALALGSSVAQRVEKLVDDYHLSPSFARRLCNGATNWVDYDLVADPRPNELPTEYLILISKGMNNLEPEERETYRKEMLSYAVDKQPNVLEMKNACAERGRAHLPRNTQPSLTVGPRADATGLKHARLALKAQQMDEFISVCNYLAPDDSSMSTSARWAQGLRKLVALWKEGTYDDVTLTRIWDRTLTPCFIINADDATYQGDGKFATTDGNLIDGDDLANSRLAPFGFVSIYDKNGNIGVHYQLENERFASKELRSALACDQIFCAHPGCYRPAVYSQMHHSKAHYLGGLTDAITLLPLCKYHNGRNDDDPGKPKNGRHERDPVTGEAGFKPPGSDELHFNRSELRDRCGRGINIRQRGIFREH from the coding sequence ATGACACACGCACTCGACTCCCTCGCCTCCGCGCTGACGGGCCCGGGCATACTCATGGAGGCCCTGGCTCTCGGCTCGTCGGTCGCCCAACGGGTCGAGAAGCTTGTCGACGATTATCATCTTTCCCCTTCTTTCGCTCGCCGGCTCTGTAACGGTGCCACCAACTGGGTCGACTACGACCTTGTCGCCGACCCACGCCCCAACGAGCTCCCCACCGAGTACCTCATTCTCATCTCCAAGGGGATGAACAACCTGGAACCGGAAGAGCGGGAAACTTACCGCAAGGAAATGCTCAGCTACGCCGTCGACAAGCAACCAAACGTGCTCGAGATGAAAAACGCGTGCGCGGAGCGGGGGCGCGCCCACCTACCACGCAACACCCAGCCGTCACTGACCGTCGGCCCGCGTGCGGACGCAACCGGGCTCAAGCACGCCCGACTTGCGCTCAAAGCCCAGCAAATGGACGAATTCATCAGCGTCTGCAACTACCTCGCGCCCGACGATTCGTCGATGTCGACGTCTGCTCGGTGGGCGCAGGGCCTCCGCAAGCTCGTTGCGTTGTGGAAGGAAGGCACCTACGACGACGTCACCCTCACCCGCATCTGGGACCGCACCCTTACCCCCTGCTTCATCATCAACGCCGACGACGCCACCTACCAAGGAGACGGCAAGTTCGCGACCACCGACGGTAACCTCATCGATGGCGATGACCTCGCTAACTCCCGGCTCGCACCCTTCGGCTTCGTCTCGATCTACGACAAGAACGGCAACATCGGTGTCCACTACCAACTAGAAAACGAGCGCTTCGCCAGCAAAGAGCTCCGCTCCGCCCTCGCCTGCGACCAGATCTTCTGTGCACACCCCGGCTGCTACCGGCCGGCAGTCTACAGCCAAATGCACCACAGCAAGGCCCACTACCTCGGCGGACTCACCGACGCGATCACCCTCCTGCCCCTGTGCAAGTACCACAACGGGCGAAACGACGATGACCCCGGAAAACCCAAAAACGGCCGCCACGAGCGCGACCCCGTCACCGGCGAGGCCGGATTCAAACCACCCGGATCCGACGAACTCCACTTCAACCGCAGTGAACTCCGCGACCGCTGTGGCCGCGGCATCAACATCCGCCAACGCGGTATCTTCCGCGAGCACTAA
- a CDS encoding 5-(carboxyamino)imidazole ribonucleotide synthase, translated as MSTNDPHAPGMPIVTVIGDGQLARMMQTEATELGLTIRLLAGATDSSAAQVTPDVTIGDYTVLEDVQAVTTGADAVTFDHEHVPGDILHTLIDAGINVQPQPDALLYAQDKLEMRKKMQELGLPVPWFTDVTDPSRLPSGKPICLKAIRGGYDGHGVWFTDDAPTLAAELMDKGVSLMAEDKVELKRELSILSARRPSGDIAQWDITETIQTDGICVEALAPAPGLTEEQAETIRHIGRTVAEKLGVTGVLAVELFETTDGEILINELAMRPHNTGHWTQDGSVTSQFEQHLRAVLDLPLGSTALTAPATCMVNTLGGESGQDIPAAMAQVWKDYPEAKVHWYGKSYRAGRKLGHVNVSGADADTVRDRARAAARIIVGSHE; from the coding sequence GTGAGCACTAACGATCCCCACGCACCAGGCATGCCGATCGTCACCGTAATCGGCGACGGTCAGCTCGCCCGCATGATGCAAACAGAAGCAACAGAACTCGGCCTTACAATACGGCTGCTGGCAGGTGCCACCGACTCCTCAGCGGCCCAGGTCACCCCCGACGTCACCATCGGCGACTATACCGTCCTTGAGGACGTCCAGGCCGTAACCACAGGTGCCGATGCCGTCACCTTCGACCACGAGCACGTCCCAGGCGACATCCTCCACACGCTCATCGACGCCGGCATCAACGTCCAACCCCAGCCCGACGCCCTCCTCTACGCCCAGGACAAACTGGAAATGCGCAAGAAGATGCAGGAATTGGGGCTGCCGGTGCCGTGGTTCACGGATGTCACCGACCCCTCCCGCCTACCAAGCGGAAAACCGATCTGCCTGAAGGCGATCCGCGGCGGCTACGACGGCCACGGTGTCTGGTTCACCGACGATGCCCCCACCCTCGCCGCCGAGCTGATGGACAAGGGTGTCAGCCTCATGGCAGAGGACAAGGTAGAGCTCAAGCGCGAACTATCGATCCTCTCCGCCCGCCGCCCCTCCGGGGACATCGCCCAGTGGGACATCACCGAAACCATCCAGACCGACGGCATCTGCGTGGAGGCTCTCGCCCCCGCGCCGGGGCTCACGGAAGAACAGGCAGAGACGATTCGCCACATTGGACGCACCGTCGCAGAAAAGCTCGGTGTCACCGGTGTCCTCGCCGTCGAATTGTTCGAGACCACCGACGGAGAGATCCTCATCAACGAGCTCGCCATGCGCCCCCACAACACCGGCCACTGGACGCAAGACGGCTCGGTCACCAGCCAATTTGAGCAGCACCTCCGCGCCGTCCTCGACCTCCCCCTCGGCTCCACAGCCCTCACCGCCCCCGCCACCTGCATGGTTAACACCCTCGGAGGCGAGTCCGGGCAGGACATTCCCGCCGCCATGGCGCAGGTGTGGAAAGACTACCCCGAGGCCAAGGTCCACTGGTACGGCAAGTCCTACCGCGCCGGCCGGAAACTCGGCCACGTCAACGTCTCCGGCGCCGATGCCGACACCGTACGTGACCGCGCCCGCGCCGCCGCCCGGATTATAGTGGGGAGCCATGAATAA
- a CDS encoding TIGR03089 family protein, protein MELLSHLTPTEPRVTVYNEARGSRVEFSAVTLSNWAAKVAGMLRDECDLAPGDAIALDVPHDWQEIVIALGAIAAGITYGEPRGDEEVALLGVDKQSDAPTQIIVGDDPLGAPLPDSALPPGALDFATTVRMYPDDFPEPTPSLTREGSPTKRIVRASENSCAQALEQLATGGSIVIVRGEASEERFAHIADVERATAW, encoded by the coding sequence ATGGAGTTACTTTCTCACCTCACCCCGACCGAGCCCCGCGTCACCGTCTACAACGAGGCGCGTGGTAGTCGAGTGGAGTTTTCCGCCGTCACCCTCTCCAACTGGGCCGCGAAAGTGGCCGGGATGCTCCGCGACGAATGCGACCTTGCCCCCGGCGATGCCATCGCCCTCGATGTTCCCCACGACTGGCAGGAAATTGTCATCGCACTCGGCGCCATCGCCGCCGGCATCACCTACGGTGAGCCCCGCGGAGACGAGGAGGTCGCGCTCCTGGGCGTCGACAAGCAATCAGATGCCCCCACCCAGATCATCGTGGGAGACGACCCGCTGGGAGCCCCGCTCCCCGATTCTGCCCTGCCACCCGGCGCGCTCGACTTCGCCACCACCGTGCGCATGTACCCTGACGATTTCCCCGAGCCAACGCCTTCACTGACCCGCGAGGGCTCCCCTACCAAGCGCATCGTCCGGGCATCGGAGAACAGCTGCGCGCAGGCGCTCGAACAGCTGGCCACCGGCGGTTCCATCGTCATCGTCCGCGGCGAGGCAAGCGAGGAACGATTCGCCCACATTGCGGACGTGGAACGCGCCACCGCTTGGTAG
- a CDS encoding biotin--[acetyl-CoA-carboxylase] ligase, with product MTNREPLNRDELQRRLVDTNLYQQLTVLDHTGSTNADLLQAAADGAPTFTAEIAEFQDAGRGRRGRAWVTPAHSQVTFSVLVRPRTLDHFGSLSLMAGLALIDALSPLLGSRVALKWPNDVLVSGNKICGILGEAQALATNHPEVVLGCGLNHSLTREELPVDNATSLALEDIDVDRTELTISVLTAMRNRLGAWATGDVHMDDYRAVCSTIGKDIRVMRPGTDDLLGRGEDVTDEGFLVVRDRSGERHELSAGEVHHVRPLE from the coding sequence ATGACTAACCGCGAGCCCCTCAACCGCGACGAACTCCAGCGGCGCTTGGTAGACACGAACTTGTACCAGCAGCTCACCGTCTTGGATCACACCGGCTCCACCAACGCCGACCTCCTCCAAGCCGCTGCGGACGGTGCCCCCACCTTCACCGCAGAGATCGCCGAGTTCCAGGACGCCGGCCGCGGTCGCCGTGGCCGCGCCTGGGTCACACCTGCCCATTCCCAGGTCACCTTCTCCGTTCTCGTTCGTCCGCGCACCCTCGACCACTTCGGCTCACTGTCTCTTATGGCTGGGCTTGCGCTTATCGACGCTCTGTCGCCACTGCTCGGCTCTCGTGTCGCCCTCAAGTGGCCGAACGACGTCCTCGTCAGTGGCAACAAGATCTGTGGCATCCTCGGCGAAGCACAAGCGCTTGCCACCAACCACCCCGAGGTTGTCCTCGGTTGTGGGCTGAACCATTCGCTGACGCGCGAGGAACTGCCCGTCGACAACGCCACCTCCCTCGCGCTGGAAGACATCGATGTCGACCGCACCGAACTGACCATCTCCGTCCTCACCGCCATGCGCAACCGGCTCGGCGCCTGGGCCACCGGTGATGTCCACATGGACGACTACCGCGCCGTCTGTTCCACCATCGGCAAGGACATCCGCGTCATGCGCCCCGGCACCGACGATCTGCTTGGTAGGGGAGAAGACGTCACCGATGAAGGCTTCCTCGTCGTCCGCGATCGCTCCGGCGAGCGCCACGAACTGTCTGCCGGCGAGGTCCACCACGTCCGCCCACTGGAGTAA